A genomic window from Salmo salar chromosome ssa23, Ssal_v3.1, whole genome shotgun sequence includes:
- the LOC106584072 gene encoding desmoplakin isoform X1, with translation MSLYGSQRGLHVSRSIGSRPDLSGGTGQYAQSEVHGGNRYGQEYMDDNTYSYSKTSMGGGGYGQGQFPLGGLHQKAYILQGQCQDYLREAEHYLQAGGDSGRGTVEADHYMAMARETIGQLKACALDLRQMGQPNDSVVRSVEMCRDQLTGVHMAINGTMQRRRRGSRGSGAWEEAGWSINEAMAWIGHQKHLIETSQWGDNSADIEQQLISHSKFHSSIQRSPEVDKAKVELIKKGDKANQYALDQEWDTLQKMSHGRSSQLREMQQIIEAISRQIMWVNVREEEELVFDWGDKNIDLYIPKKQESYSKLMSALEEKEKDLNKLKLKVDSLLKNPHPASDKIEAYMDTLQTQWSWLLQITKCIHVHLKENAAYSEFFKEANEMYDKLQQVHENIRKKFTSDRNTPLENLLELLKGLEKEKERIMENKRQVQHLVNKSKSIVRLRPRNPEEEKSSIPVIVQALCDFKQDQKVILKGNEGILKDNSQRSKWQVTGPGGLDMLVPSVCLLVPPPNSLGINLANKNEQYYEAILSVWNQLYINIKSLISWQYYVQDLTRINSLTITMLSRMRPEEYRSILKSLETHYSEFTHCCHGSEMFKDEDKRSIESQYTGAHAHYDHLLVQLPAYTAQQTANEEKIKAEEGARILAAKKEEAKVVATKQDHVKKVVVKKKVASVTSQSLTELHELRLRLEGAEAGLTQHIHICLAEDGAHDCGLRITQLESVQRDVDSIREEYLRLKERVLKELENMTDSDKATFLHSQLGLINERLGSLDECSAAYLQRLRALRALLQSVSRAEDIIKVHEARLTEKETTSLNPAEVGDYRSTLKSMRAELEGKRAVLVSMETELGKAVHWNGQVGGAFHRCDVDLSRYSEQVNQLSDRWRRIQSQIDSRLRDLEGYLHLLQQYTTTSSVLSEWIGATRQKHDALQATKIDSITALNEHLNQQKVLNSEIKGKRESVVSVLGDTDACVNSIKDYELELASYNAGLETLLNIHMKRTMLQSPSTKLTEETTLLQTRYIELLTLSGDYNKYLGELHNNMETLKMRNTRIDLLEEELRLLKEDIEDHNAKNSSLEEALVRYRLELSQSQEQLLSVEEVKRSTALQCSATQDSLASTHSQLKELQEQVTRLTSLNEEEKRKRRMADERYGEQQDEHEQVLRRRQKELEQANWAKMEVEKSVGDREREAEQLRKQLEEEVQRFKELEQELSKVRRQCSVEISNLKLSYESQITICRTDIQHLSSQREEVDQGIKLQCDRLEADRRDQEDQLRRLNVSLRQAEEQRKTAEEEAHFQRSVVTEEARRRRELEAQVEILVRQRGEDSSQYREEVSELTKALQDSSGQLVLLTDSLDEEQRRRRALEEERTRMELLLGEIQGKQTSSSQAVTRLREVEEELVSICTEFKKVSGEKNKAEQSVARLQGRVKELQATLERLDGEVEALRRTSQEEVIKRTHVETELQKTNHTMREYTSTIATLRRSQEEAKTMGRRGEEEHRKLQEELERRLKEFKASTECLASLSSELKSLQQHLFQEQAKVREANLRNETLYKTIEEKSRVINESSVEHERLQTLTQTLTKEQLRLEEELRGVKHEREELLRTRQGADDQLVAQITGLELQLKSSLRSSLDTQSLVAELSSEREKLRMEIEQLQSQVFETSCLIQSTQTQYNKIVMERDALLLNLKQTNQDRARSQKLEEELNHMKVSLESELRIKLCLQEENEKIKKDFLYWKGQYESKEGEMRQFNSEKEKLERERSSLKTEIERLMRELRAVEERHKSRLLITQTQFSELTSVRDSLEAELRKLRERPYAFAKHTQTDESGKKDLDPATLVFDGVRKMVTAKQLLDCGVINKVTYGQLLNGQKTVREVSVDIKLNLKGTGSISGVAVGRQGKMSLTEAKRDNILSEDSAILLLEAQAATGHIVDPRANEKMTVQEACKRGVVYEEDRERLLIAEAACLGYRDPNTTKLLSAGQAMRKGLIDRDTALRMLQAQESVGGIIDPVLSVFLPKDAAMDRDLIDEDLYRALNQRPECYLDPDTQMGASYVSLKRRCKAEPTTGLLILPAPEKPMTVKGLRGEVSVTDLMNANLLEKSDMDQLKEGKLTSQDIEDRLRSYLCGSTCIAGVYNEANDKTLSIYQAMKEGLLKPGTTLELLEAQAASGFMIDPVNNLCLTVADAYTRGLAGPEFKDKLLSAERAVTGYKDPGTDKIISLFQAMEKGLIEKGHGIRLLEAQIASGGIIDPRHGHRIEVVTAYKKGYFSKEINQILTDEGDESKGFFDPNNQDNLTYLQLKKRCIIDQKTGLVLLSINKKKEPPQPTTQKSTLRKRRVVIVDPDTNKEMSVKEAYDKGLIDYEIFLELSQQECEWEEITITTQDGSKRLVIFDRKTEIQYDIRELLEKNVINQSLYDQYRSQMITLTQFADIVTSQTKANRSSASSSSSSSTSSSKARAAATSAAAYSSLLSSSTTYSPRITSTSSTSIKAEKTSSIIGSSTIGPSSIGTSIGDGSTITRSTTSSSFTQPDGPSSPSSLKHIASISVSLACPAEAVVLDGEQSPVGAIFDMEALEKISISEAHKRGLVDSISAQRLLEAQACTGGIVNPSDGRRLSIQEASIQGIIENDMATRLKPAQKAYIGFEDIKCKHKMSAAEAMREKWLPYEAGHRFLEFQFVTGGLYDPELGRRRTIKEALKEGWLDGRGAQKLQDMRHHAKNLTCPKTKLKISYKEAMDNCLVEENTGVKMLQAASASSRGISSPYNLSAPGSTSGSRTGSRAGSRRGSVDLGSSGSSRRYSIVSSTTYSRTSFSSSSMS, from the exons GGCGGCGATTCTGGGCGCGGCACAGTGGAGGCAGATCACTACATGGCCATGGCCAGAGAGACCATAGGGCAGCTGAAGGCATGTGCTCTGGACCTCAGACAGATGGGACAACCCAACGATAGCGTGGTCCGAAG TGTGGAGATGTGTAGGGACCAGTTGACGGGAGTCCACATGGCCATAAACGGGACCATGCAGAGGCGGCGCCGGGGGAGCCGAGGGAGTGGCGCTTGGGAGGAAGCTGGGTGGAGCATTAACGAGGCCATGGCCTGGATTGGACACCAGAAG CATCTGATAGAGACCTCTCAGTGGGGAGATAACTCTGCAGACATTGAGCAGCAGCTGATCAGCCACAGCAAGTTCCACAGCTCGATACAGAGAAGCCCCGAGGTGGACAAGGCCAAGGTTGAACTG ATTAAGAAAGGAGACAAGGCCAACCAGTATGCTCTTGATCAGGAATGGGACACGCTGCAG aaaatgtctcatggTCGTAGCAGCCAGCTGAGGGAGATGCAGCAGATCATTGAGGCGATCAGTAGACAGATCATGTGGGTGAacgtgagagaggaggaggagctggtGTTTGACTGGGGGGACAAGAACATCGACCTCTACATCCCCAAGAAGCAGGAGAGCTATTCG AAACTGATGAGTGccctggaggagaaggagaaggacctGAATAAACTGAAGCTGAAAGTGGACAGCCTTCTGAAGAACCCCCACCCTGCCTCTGACAAGATCGAG GCCTACATGGACACTCTGCagacccagtggagctggctccTCCAGATCACCAAGTGTATACATGTCCACCTGAAGGAGAATGCTGCCTACAGCGAGTTCTTCAAGGAGGCCAATGAGATGTACGATAAGCTGCAGCAGGTGCATGAGAACATCCGTAAGAAGTTCACCAGCGACAGAAACACGCCCCTTGAAAACTTGCTGGAACTACTCAAAGGCCTGGAG AAAGAGAAGGAGCGGATCATGGAGAATAAGAGGCAGGTGCAGCACCTGGTCAACAAGTCCAAGAGCATCGTGAGGCTCAGACCACGTAACCCTGAAGAGGAAAAGAGCAGTATTCCTGTTATAGTACAGGCCCTGTGTGACTTCAAACAAGACCAG AAGGTGATTCTGAAGGGCAACGAGGGCATACTGAAAGACAACTCCCAGCGTAGTAAGTGGCAGGTGACAGGACCAGGAGGACTGGACATGCTGgtgccctctgtctgtctgctggtgcCACCACCCAACTCCCTTGGCATCAACCTGGCCAACAA GAATGAGCAGTACTATGAGGCCATCCTGTCTGTGTGGAATCAGCTCTACATCAACATCAAGAGTCTCATCTCCTGGCAGTACTATGTCCAGGACCTCACACGTATCAACTCACTCACCATCACCATG CTGTCCCGTATGCGTCCCGAGGAGTACCGCAGCATCCTGAAGAGTCTGGAGACACACTACTCAGAGTTCACCCACTGTTGCCATGGCTCCGAGATGTTCAAGGACGAGGACAAGAGGAGCATCGAGAGCCAGTACACTGGTGCCCATGCTCACTACGACCACCTGCTGGTCCAGCTACCTGCTTACA CTGCACAACAGACCGCCAACGAGGAGAAGATCAAAGCAGAGGAGGGAGCCAGGATACTGGCGGCCAAGAAAGAGGAGGCCAAGGTAGTGGCGACTAAGCAAGATCATGTGAAGAAGGTAGTGGTTAAGAAGAAGGTGGCGTCGGTGACATCGCAGAGCCTGACGGAGCTGCACGAGCTCAGACTGAGACTGGAGGGGGCAGAGGCGGGGCTTACTCAGCACATCCACATCTGTCTGGCAGAGGATGGAGCACATGACTGTGGCCTGAGGATCACACAgctagag TCTGTACAGCGGGACGTGGACTCTATCCGTGAGGAGTACCTGCGTCTAAAGGAGCGTGTTCTGAAGGAACTGGAGAACATGACTGACTCTGACAAAGCCACGTTCCTGCACAGCCAACTCGGCCTCATCAACGAGAGACTGGGCAGTCTGGACGAGTGCTCCGCAGCATACCTACAGAG gCTGCGGGCTCTAAGGGCCCTCCTGCAAAGTGTGTCCAGGGCTGAGGACATCATTAAGGTCCATGAGGCCAGACTGACAGAGAAGGAGACCACATCCTTGAATCCTGCAGAGGTGGGGGACTACAGGTCCACTCTGAAG agtatgAGGGCGGAGCTGGAGGGGAAGAGGGCCGTCCTGGTCTCCATGGAGACGGAGCTGGGGAAGGCGGTCCACTGGAATGGCCAGGTGGGTGGTGCCTTCCACAGGTGTGACGTGGACCTGTCCAGATACAGTGAACAGGTCAACCAGCTGTCTGACCGCTGGAGACGCATCCAGAGCCAGATAGACTCTAG acTGAGGGACCTGGAGGGGTACCTCCATCTGCTCCAGCAGTACACAACCACTAGCTCAGTCCTCAGTGAGTGGATTGGTGCTACTCGTCAGAAACATGACGCGCTGCAGGCCACCAAGATAGACAGCATCACAGCCCTGAACGAACACCTCAACCAGCAGaag gTGCTGAACTCTGAGAtcaaggggaagagggagagtgtGGTGAGTGTTCTTGGAGACACTGACGCCTGCGTCAACTCCATCAAG GACTATGAGCTGGAGTTGGCTTCATACAACGCTGGTCTAGAGACTCTACTAAACATCCATATGAAGAGGACCATGCTACAATCTCCTTCTACTAAACTCACTGAGGAG ACTACGTTGCTGCAGACCCGTTACATAGAGCTGCTCACCCTGTCTGGTGACTACAACAAATACCTGGGAGAACTACACAATAACATGGAGACGCTCAAG ATGCGTAACACCAGGATCGACCTGTTGGAGGAGGAGCTACGGCTGCTCAAAGAGGACATTGAGGACCACAACGCTAAGAACAGTTCTCTGGAGGAGGCGTTAGTCCGCTACCGGCTGGAGCTGTCCCAGTCACAGGAGCAGCTCCTCTCTGTGGAGGAGGTGAAGAGGAGCACGGCCCTGCAGTGCAGCGCCACCCAGGACTCCCTTGCCTCCACCCACAGCCAACTGAAGGAGCTGCAGGAGCAGGTGACCCGCCTCACCTCCCTGaacgaggaggagaagaggaagaggaggatggcgGATGAGCGCTACGGGGAGCAGCAAGATGAGCACGAGCAGGTGCTGAGGAGAAGGCAGAAGGAGTTGGAGCAGGCCAACTGGGCAAAGATGGAGGTGGAGAAGAGCGTGGGGGACcgggagagggaggcagagcagTTAAGGAAGCAGCTGGAGGAGGAGGTGCAACGCTTCAAAGAGTTGGAGCAAGAGCTGTCTAAGGTAAGGAGACAATGCAGTGTGGAGATCAGTAACCTAAAGCTCAGCTACGAGTCCCAGATCACCATCTGCAGGACGGACATCCAGCACCTGTCTTCCCAGAGGGAGGAGGTGGACCAGGGCATCAAGTTGCAGTGTGACCGGTTAGAGGCTGATAGGAGGGACCAGGAGGACCAGCTCAGGAGGCTGAACGTGTCTCTGAGACAGGCCGAGGAGCAGAGGAAGACAGCGGAGGAGGAGGCCCATTTTCAGAGATCTGTGGTCACAGAGGAGGCGCGGAGGAGAAGGGAGCTGGAGGCGCAGGTGGAGATATTAGTcaggcagagaggggaggacagtagtCAGTATAGAGAGGAGGTGTCAGAGCTCACCAAGGCCCTGCAGGACAGTAGCGGCCAGCTGGTCCTCCTCACAGACAGCCTGGacgaggagcagaggaggaggagagcattggaggaggagaggaccaggATGGAGCTGCTCCTGGGGGAGATTCAGGGTAAGCAGACCTCCTCCTCCCAGGCCGTGACCCGgctgagggaggtggaggaggagctgGTTAGTATCTGTACAGAGTTTAAGAAGGTGAGCGGTGAGAAGAACAAGGCAGAGCAGAGTGTAGCCAGGTTACAGGGACGTGTCAAGGAACTGCAGGCTACTCTTGAAAGGCTAGATGGGGAGGTGGAGGCTTTGAGGAGAACCAGCCAGGAGGAGGTGATCAAGAGGACGCACGTGGAGACAGAGCTCCAGAAAACCAACCACACCATGCGGGAGTACACCAGCACCATCGCCACCCTGCGTCGCAGTCAGGAGGAAGCCAAAAccatggggaggaggggagaagaggagcacAGGAAACTCCAGGAGGAGCTAGAGAGGAGGTTGAAGGAGTTCAAAGCCTCCACGGAGTGTCTGGCGTCTCTGAGCTCCGAGCTGAAGTCACTCCAACAGCATCTCTTCCAGGAGCAGGCCAAGGTCCGCGAGGCTAATCTCCGTAACGAAACACTCTACAAGACCATCGAGGAGAAGAGCCGAGTGATCAACGAGAGCTCGGTAGAACACGAGCGTCTCCAGACCCTGACCCAGACCCTGACCAAAGAGCAACTGCGGCTCGAGGAGGAGTTGAGGGGGGTGAAACATGAGAGGGAGGAGCTGCTGAGGACCAGACAGGGGGCTGATGACCAGCTGGTGGCCCAGATCACTGGCCTGGAGCTGCAGCTGAAGAGCAGCTTGAGAAGCAGCCTGGATACCCAGAGCCTGGTGGCAGAGCTCTCTTCGGAGAGGGAGAAACTCAGGATGGAGATAGAGCAACTCCAGAGTCAGGTCTTTGAG ACATCCTGTCTGATTCAGTCCACCCAGACCCAGTACAACAAGATagtgatggagagagatgctCTGCTGTTGAATCTAAAGCAGACAAACCAGGACAGAGCTCGCTCTCAGAAGCTAGAGGAAGAGCTGAACCACATGAAAGTCTCTCTTGAGTCCGAGTTACGCATCAAGCTGTGCCTGCAGGAGGAGAACGAGAAG ATCAAGAAGGACTTCCTGTACTGGAAGGGCCAGTACGAGTCCAAGGAGGGCGAGATGAGGCAGTTTAACTCAGAGAAGGAGAAGCTGGAGCGGGAGAGGAGCTCTCTGAAGACTGAGATAGAGCGGTTGATGAGAGAGCTGAGGGCGGTGGAGGAGCGTCATAAGAGCAGGCTGCTGATCACCCAGACCCAGTTCTCTGAACTCACCTCCGTCAGAGACTCCCTGGAGGCAGAGTTGAGGAAACTCAGGGAGCGGCCCTACGCCTTCGCCAAGCACACCCAGACGGACGAGAGCGGAAAGAAAGACCTGGACCCCGCCACGCTGGTCTTCGATGGTGTCCGCAAAATGGTGACGGCCAAGCAGCTGCTGGACTGTGGGGTCATCAACAAAGTGACTTACGGACAGCTCCTGAATGGTCAGAAGACCGTCCGCGAGGTGTCTGTGGACATCAAACTCAATCTTAAGGGGACTGGGAGTATCTCTGGTGTGGCTGTGGGACGTCAAGGTAAAATGTCCCTCACAGAGGCCAAGAGAGACAACATCCTCTCTGAAGACAGCGCCATCTTGCTGCTAGAGGCCCAAGCTGCCACAGGCCACATAGTGGATCCCAGAGCCAACGAGAAGATGACGGTGCAGGAGGCGTGCAAGAGAGGAGTGGTAtacgaggaggacagagagaggctgcTGATTGCTGAGGCTGCATGTCTGGGGTACCGTGACCCCAACACCACCAAGCTCCTGTCAGCAGGCCAGGCTATGAGGAAGGGCCTGATCGATAGAGACACAGCTCTACGGATGCTCCAGGCACAAGAATCAGTAGGGGGAATCATAGACCCTGTCCTCAGTGTCTTCCTCCCTAAAGATGCAGCCATGGACCGGGACCTGATCGACGAGGATCTGTACCGGGCCTTGAACCAACGACCTGAGTGTTACTTGGACCCAGACACCCAGATGGGGGCCAGCTACGTATCCCTGAAGAGGAGATGCAAGGCCGAACCCACCACAGGTCTCCTGATCCTCCCCGCTCCAGAGAAGCCCATGACAGTGAAGGGTCTCAGGGGAGAGGTGTCTGTCACAGACCTGATGAATGCTAACCTCTTGGAGAAATCTGACATGGACCAACTGAAGGAAGGCAAACTGACCAGCCAGGACATCGAGGACCGGTTGAGGTCGTACCTCTGTGGCTCCACCTGTATTGCGGGGGTCTACAACGAGGCAAATGACAAGACCTTGTCCATCTACCAGGCCATGAAGGAAGGGTTACTGAAGCCCGGCACCACCCTGGAGCTCCTCGAAGCCCAGGCCGCCTCCGGATTCATGATCGACCCTGTCAACAACCTCTGTCTGACCGTGGCCGATGCCTACACGAGGGGCCTGGCTGGGCCGGAGTTCAAAGACAAACTGTTGTCTGCAGAGAGGGCCGTCACCGGGTATAAAGACCCAGGCACAGACAAGATCATCTCCCTGTTCCAGGCCATGGAGAAGGGGCTGATCGAGAAGGGACATGGGATCCGTCTACTGGAGGCTCAGATTGCCAGCGGGGGTATCATCGACCCCAGACACGGCCACCGCATCGAGGTGGTGACTGCCTATAAGAAGGGCTACTTCAGCAAGGAAATTAACCAGATCCTGACAGACGAAGGGGACGAATCCAAGGGCTTCTTCGATCCAAACAACCAGGACAACCTAACTTATCTCCAGCTAAAGAAACGCTGCATCATAGACCAGAAGACTGGCCTGGTTCTCCTCTCCATCAACAAGAAGAAGGAACCGCCTCAGCCCACCACCCAGAAGAGCACTCTAAGGAAGAGGAGGGTGGTGATTGTAGACCCAGACACCAATAAGGAGATGTCGGTGAAGGAAGCATATGACAAGGGGCTGATCGACTACGAAATATTCCTGGAGCTGTCGCAGCAAGAGTGTGAGTGGGAGGAAATCACTATCACCACCCAGGATGGATCCAAGAGATTGGTCATCTTCGACAGAAAGACGGAGATCCAGTATGACATCAGAGAGCTGCTGGAGAAGAATGTGATCAACCAATCATTGTACGACCAGTATAGATCGCAGATGATTACTCTCACACAGTTTGCTGACATCGTCACCAGCCAGACCAAAGCAAACAGATCCTCTGcctcgtcttcctcctcctcatcaacatcatcatccaaAGCCAGAGCAGCAGCAACATCAGCAGCAGCATACTCATCCCTGCTGTCTTCATCAACCACCTACTCACCACGGATCACTTCAACATCATCTACTTCCATCAAGGCTGAGAAGACGAGCTCCATCATTGGCAGCTCTACCATTGGACCCTCCTCCATTGGAACCTCCATTGGCGACGGCTCCACCATCACTAGATCCACCACCAGCAGCTCCTTTACCCAGCCCGATGGCCCTTCCTCTCCCAGCTCTCTGAAGCATATcgccagtatctctgtctccctggCTTGCCCTGCTGAAGCTGTGGTCTTGGATGGGGAGCAGAGTCCTGTGGGCGCCATCTTTGACATGGAGGCCCTGGAGAAGATCTCCATCTCCGAGGCTCACAAACGTGGGCTGGTGGACAGCATTTCTGCCCAGAGACTACTGGAGGCCCAGGCTTGCACCGGAGGCATTGTAAACCCTTCTGATGGACGGCGCCTGTCAATCCAGGAGGCCTCCATCCAGGGGATCATCGAGAACGACATGGCTACCAGGCTGAAGCCCGCCCAGAAGGCCTACATCGGGTTTGAAGACATCAAGTGTAAGCACAAGATGTCCGCTGCTGAGGCTATGAGGGAGAAGTGGCTTCCCTATGAGGCGGGCCACCGCTTCCTGGAGTTCCAGTTTGTTACCGGAGGCCTGTATGACCCAGAGCTGGGCCGCAGGAGGACCATCAAGGAGGCTCTCAAAGAGGGCTGGCTGGATGGAAGAGGGGCCCAGAAGCTCCAGGACATGAGGCACCATGCCAAGAACCTGACCTGCCCCAAGACCAAGCTGAAGATCTCTTATAAAGAAGCGATGGATAACTGCTTGGTGGAGGAGAATACAGGAGTCAAGATGCTCCAGGCTGCCTCTGCCTCCTCCAGAGGGATCAGTAGTCCGTACAACTTATCCGCTCCCGGGTCCACATCGGGCTCCAGGACCGGGTCGAGGGCGGGCTCTCGGAGAGGCAGTGTGGACCTGGGATCATCTGGCTCCTCCAGACGATACAGCATCGTCAGCAGCACCACCTACAGCCGCACCTCCTTCAGTTCCAGCTCCATGTCATAG